A region of the Actinomycetota bacterium genome:
GCCGTGGCGAGCAGCGTCTCCGGGCCCAGCTCCGCGGCCAGTCGGGCGTAAACGGTGTTGACGCTGCGGATGGTCGCTTCGCGCAACGTCAGCGGCCCGAACGCGCGGTCGTCGTAGTTCGACGGTGACCACGGGCCTTCCGGTCCCCGGCAAGCCGGGTCGGGGATGGTCACCGACGAGCCGCCAGGGAAGGTCCGCTCCAGGGGGACACCGCGGGACAGGGCGGCGGCCAGCGCCACCGGTTTGAAGGCCGAACCCGGCTGGCGGCGGCCCTGGGTGGCGAGGTTGAAGCGGGCGTGAGGGTCGTCTTCGGCGTAGAAGTCACGTCCACCGACCAGCGCCCGGATCGCCCCACTGGTCGGGTCGATCGCGACCAGCGCTGCGGCGGGGTCGTCGGGTTCAGGCAGCACCCCGGCGATGGCCGTCTCGGCTTGGTCCTGCATGCGCACATCGATCGTGGTGTGGATGCGCAAGCCGCCCGTGTACAGCGTCGCCAGCCGCTCGTCGGGGCCTTCCCCCAACGCCGCGAACGTCCCGTCCTCGTCGCGGGCGATCAGTCGGCGGACCTCCTCGACGGCGTACGGGGCGCGGTGGCGCCGGTCGGTGGGGAGGGGGATGAGGTCCAGGGGCTCGTTCGCGGCTTCGGCGGCGGCCGTGCGGTCGAGCCGCCCGGTGGCGACCATCGCGTCGAGCACGTGGGCGCGCCGCTCGAGTGCGGCCTGCGGTCGGGCGTGGGGATCCCACCGGGCGGGCGAGGCGATCAACCCGGCCAGCATCGCCGACTGGGCCAGTGTGAGCTCGTCCACCGGCCGGCCGAAGTAGCGCTGGGCCGCGGCATGCACGCCGTACGCCCCGTGGCCGAAGTAGATGGTGTTGAGGTAGCGCTCGAGGATCTGCTCCTTGGGGTGGTGCTGTTCGAGCTGGTACGCGAGCGCCGCCTCCTTGAGCTTGCGTTCCGCGGTACGCGCGGGACCCAGCATGGTGTTCTTGACGTACTGCTGGGTGATGGTCGACCCGCCTTCCTCCACCGCACCGGCTTCGACGTTGCGCACCGCCGCTCGGGCGATCGCGGGGACGTCCACACCGCGGTGCAGGAAGAACCGCCGGTCCTCGACGGCGATCACCGCGGCGACGAGCTCGGCGGGCACCCGGTGCAGCGGGACCGCCTCGCGGTCCTGTTCGGCGTGCAATGCGGCCAGCACCGTGCCGTCGGCCGCCAGCACGTGCGAGGTCTGGGGCTGCTGGACGAACGCGATCGGGTCGCCGGGTTCGAGGACGACGACCTGCGCGCACGCAGCGCCCAGCAGGGCGATCCCCGCCGCCATGGCCCGAACCCGCCCCAACCCCCGCATGCTGCGGCAGCGTACGCACGTGCCCCCGCTGAGCAGCGAACCCGACGCGTCGCCGACCGTCGCGCGCTGCGGCCGGGCGGGGCGGGAACATCCGCCCGGCGGGGCGTGTTGGACAGGGTGCAGGGCACGAAGTGGGGCGGGAAGATCCGCACCGCGGTGTGCCCGAAGCGGACGCACCCAGTGGTCGTCGTGGCGGTTGCCGCTCCGGTCCCCACCAGGTACGGTCCGCGCGGCCGGCGGCCACGACAACGCGCCGGCGCGGGGGGTCGCCCGACGGGACGCGAACCCGGTTGACAGGCGAGAGACATCACGGTAACGTTTTCTGTCCGGCCCGACCTATGCGTCGGGCCGCAGAGTCTCGGTGCTGAGGCTCCCGATCGGGAGAGGGGGCGCCGGACCGGAAGCG
Encoded here:
- a CDS encoding PBP1A family penicillin-binding protein, giving the protein MRGLGRVRAMAAGIALLGAACAQVVVLEPGDPIAFVQQPQTSHVLAADGTVLAALHAEQDREAVPLHRVPAELVAAVIAVEDRRFFLHRGVDVPAIARAAVRNVEAGAVEEGGSTITQQYVKNTMLGPARTAERKLKEAALAYQLEQHHPKEQILERYLNTIYFGHGAYGVHAAAQRYFGRPVDELTLAQSAMLAGLIASPARWDPHARPQAALERRAHVLDAMVATGRLDRTAAAEAANEPLDLIPLPTDRRHRAPYAVEEVRRLIARDEDGTFAALGEGPDERLATLYTGGLRIHTTIDVRMQDQAETAIAGVLPEPDDPAAALVAIDPTSGAIRALVGGRDFYAEDDPHARFNLATQGRRQPGSAFKPVALAAALSRGVPLERTFPGGSSVTIPDPACRGPEGPWSPSNYDDRAFGPLTLREATIRSVNTVYARLAAELGPETLLATARNLGIDGELPAVCALALGAGEVSPLDLAAAYQPFAALGRRHPAHLIARIETADGDVVYERQAESYQVLDEAVAHLVTRTLQEAVQRGTGVNAAIGRPQAGKTGTTNGSTDAWFVGYTPDLVAAVWIGFAEGKIAMVPPRTRIRVEGGRWPAQIWAAFAKQALADAPPREFEVPDVSLVTVEVDVSRNCLPNPYTPPELVQAREYLRGTEPTELCSEPTGPPVDDVPDVTGLTRATALRLLRSKGFVVEERPVASKVYPPGYVTGQQPLAGGRIDPSVGKLVIWVSVNPREHAVVADVVGLELESALARLESQGWVVQSLYVCPEDGCPPDARPGRVWEQDPPAGSRERVHSVVVLHAYPR